One region of Halomicrobium sp. LC1Hm genomic DNA includes:
- a CDS encoding ethylbenzene dehydrogenase-related protein, which yields MTDGAKRRALAAAALVATLVVVSTVATPLASARPAHEIPVVEGPDGPLDGPDADGWAAVPASDVPLTSAPSSVPNADDTTIEAVNVQAATTDDRLYLRLEWHDRTRDESASDVRAFADAVAVQFPANRSARPPIAMGGQDNRVNVWYWSGDTGTQELLAGGAGSTTPFEEPAVDATATHQGTGENATWTVVYSRPLDSTSENRTAISDDGDLDVAFAVWNGSNGERAGQKAVSEWYYFPMSGGPGGPPYQTLLWTLAGLAVVAVTAVTAFGVYRAGGGQS from the coding sequence ATGACTGACGGAGCGAAGCGACGTGCCCTCGCCGCGGCGGCGCTCGTGGCGACGCTGGTGGTCGTCTCGACGGTCGCGACGCCGCTGGCGAGCGCGCGGCCGGCCCACGAGATCCCCGTGGTCGAGGGTCCCGACGGCCCACTCGACGGACCCGACGCCGACGGCTGGGCGGCGGTGCCCGCCAGTGACGTGCCCCTGACCAGCGCGCCGTCGAGCGTGCCAAACGCCGACGACACCACGATCGAAGCGGTGAACGTACAGGCGGCGACGACCGACGACCGGCTCTACCTCCGTCTGGAGTGGCACGACCGGACCAGAGACGAGAGCGCCAGCGACGTGCGGGCGTTCGCCGACGCCGTCGCCGTGCAGTTCCCGGCCAACCGCAGCGCCCGGCCGCCCATCGCGATGGGCGGGCAGGACAACAGAGTCAACGTCTGGTACTGGTCCGGCGACACCGGCACCCAGGAGCTACTGGCGGGCGGTGCCGGCTCGACGACGCCGTTCGAGGAGCCGGCGGTCGACGCGACGGCCACCCACCAGGGGACCGGCGAGAACGCCACCTGGACGGTCGTCTACTCGCGGCCCCTCGATTCGACCAGCGAGAACCGGACCGCGATCAGCGACGACGGCGACCTCGACGTGGCCTTCGCGGTCTGGAACGGCTCCAACGGCGAGCGTGCCGGACAGAAGGCGGTCAGCGAGTGGTACTACTTCCCGATGAGCGGTGGGCCGGGCGGACCGCCCTACCAGACGCTGCTGTGGACGCTGGCCGGGCTCGCGGTCGTCGCGGTGACGGCCGTCACCGCGTTCGGCGTCTACCGAGCGGGAGGTGGCCAGAGCTGA
- a CDS encoding 4Fe-4S dicluster domain-containing protein, whose translation MSSNTQNDDGDEDTRITVADGVDHQVAMVMDLNKCIGCQTCTIACKSLWTEDGGSEYMYWNNVETKPGEGYPRSWEDSGGGWQSEEHSERQTGEIPDREDYGRAWEFNHSEIMYEGSDEPLRPRDGAEWGPNWDEDEGAGEYPNSYYFYLPRICNHCTHPSCVEACPRSALYKREEDGIVLVDQDRCRGYRYCVEGCPYKKVYYNTVSKKSEKCIFCYPRIEGEGPDGETFAPACAEECPPQLRLVGFLDDEDGPIYKLVEEYEVALPLHPEFQTQPNVYYIPPFAPPQHTDEGESVDVDRIPRQYLRELFGDRVDQALDTIERERQRARQGADSELMEILQDKNPAEQYRLEVFEDD comes from the coding sequence ATGAGTTCGAACACCCAGAACGACGACGGAGACGAGGACACTCGCATCACCGTCGCCGACGGCGTCGACCACCAGGTCGCGATGGTGATGGACCTCAACAAGTGCATCGGCTGCCAGACGTGTACGATCGCCTGCAAGAGCCTCTGGACGGAGGACGGGGGCAGCGAGTACATGTACTGGAACAACGTCGAGACCAAGCCCGGCGAAGGCTACCCGCGAAGCTGGGAGGACTCCGGCGGCGGCTGGCAGTCCGAGGAACACTCCGAGCGCCAGACCGGCGAGATCCCCGACCGCGAGGACTACGGCCGGGCCTGGGAGTTCAACCACAGCGAGATCATGTACGAGGGCAGCGACGAGCCGCTGCGCCCCCGCGACGGCGCGGAGTGGGGCCCCAACTGGGACGAGGACGAGGGGGCCGGCGAGTACCCCAACAGCTACTACTTCTACCTCCCGCGGATCTGCAACCACTGTACCCACCCCTCCTGTGTCGAGGCCTGCCCGCGGTCGGCGCTGTACAAGCGCGAGGAGGACGGCATCGTCCTCGTCGACCAGGATCGCTGCCGGGGCTACCGCTACTGCGTCGAGGGGTGTCCCTACAAGAAGGTGTACTACAACACCGTCTCGAAGAAGTCCGAGAAGTGCATCTTCTGTTACCCCCGTATCGAGGGCGAGGGGCCGGACGGCGAGACGTTCGCGCCCGCCTGCGCCGAGGAGTGTCCCCCCCAGCTCCGGCTGGTGGGCTTTCTCGACGACGAAGACGGACCCATCTACAAGCTCGTCGAGGAGTACGAGGTCGCGCTCCCGTTACATCCGGAGTTCCAGACCCAGCCCAACGTCTACTACATCCCGCCGTTCGCACCGCCCCAGCACACCGACGAGGGCGAGTCAGTCGACGTGGACCGCATCCCGCGCCAGTACCTCCGAGAGCTGTTCGGCGACCGCGTCGACCAGGCACTGGACACGATCGAACGGGAGCGCCAGCGGGCGAGACAGGGCGCTGACAGCGAACTCATGGAGATCCTTCAGGACAAGAATCCGGCCGAACAGTACCGGTTGGAGGTGTTCGAAGATGACTGA
- a CDS encoding pyridoxamine 5'-phosphate oxidase family protein, which translates to MDDESIRAFLQSRGVGVLGLPTDGPPYLLPMSFGSDGEGTLYFTYVAGDRSEKRALTERATAASFLVFDAPSPFSWRSVVVRGPIERVPESEWDGISDDLSDGWRPAVFEAAVSDGGIAVYRLDIERQNGFEQSSLPPGYATE; encoded by the coding sequence ATGGACGACGAATCGATTCGAGCGTTCCTGCAGAGTCGCGGTGTCGGCGTCCTCGGGCTCCCGACGGACGGCCCGCCGTACCTGCTCCCGATGTCGTTCGGCTCCGACGGCGAGGGAACGCTGTACTTCACGTACGTCGCGGGCGACCGCAGCGAGAAGCGGGCGCTAACGGAGCGAGCGACGGCGGCCAGTTTCCTGGTCTTCGATGCGCCGTCGCCGTTCTCCTGGCGCAGCGTCGTCGTCCGCGGGCCGATCGAGCGAGTGCCAGAGAGTGAGTGGGACGGTATCAGCGATGACCTGTCCGACGGGTGGCGACCGGCGGTGTTCGAGGCGGCAGTGTCCGACGGCGGGATCGCTGTGTATCGACTCGACATCGAACGACAAAATGGTTTCGAGCAGAGTAGTCTTCCGCCGGGCTACGCCACCGAATAG
- a CDS encoding HEAT repeat domain-containing protein, which translates to MTDDEFEQHREAEPDPQLDPERSPGRHADIDALEDIEVSRDDVTIGEATPAELAAADTEPVEGDDPSELLADLEADSAIDRRRAALALKDRATSETIVAGLAYAATNDPDDDVRQFAVEALTAHGTDAGSGTETGEAAAAVAVELLDDPDPWVRSEAVVALDNLDRDAHESDLEAAVFDDYHAVRRNAAISLFKLRGEAMADLLLEQSRDDSERVREWAAHMLGGVDEDRARDRLRELTDDPATVVRQTAERALEVEPSRFRRQFGGALENDSRLLPGEDRLNRMPDL; encoded by the coding sequence ATGACCGACGACGAGTTCGAGCAACACCGCGAAGCGGAGCCCGACCCCCAGCTCGATCCCGAACGGAGCCCCGGACGCCACGCCGACATCGACGCGCTCGAAGACATCGAAGTGAGCCGCGACGACGTTACCATCGGCGAGGCGACGCCGGCCGAGCTGGCGGCCGCCGACACCGAGCCGGTGGAGGGCGACGATCCCAGCGAACTCCTGGCCGATCTGGAGGCCGACAGCGCGATCGACCGACGGCGGGCCGCGCTCGCGCTGAAAGACCGGGCGACGAGCGAGACGATCGTCGCGGGACTGGCCTACGCCGCGACCAACGACCCGGACGACGACGTGCGCCAGTTCGCCGTCGAGGCGCTGACCGCCCACGGGACCGACGCCGGCTCGGGGACGGAGACCGGCGAAGCGGCCGCAGCGGTCGCGGTGGAACTGCTCGACGATCCCGACCCGTGGGTCCGCTCGGAGGCCGTCGTGGCGCTCGACAACCTCGACCGCGACGCCCACGAGTCCGACCTCGAAGCGGCGGTGTTCGACGACTACCACGCCGTCCGCCGGAACGCGGCCATCTCGCTGTTCAAGCTCCGGGGCGAGGCGATGGCCGACCTGTTGCTCGAACAGAGCCGCGACGACAGCGAGCGCGTCCGCGAGTGGGCCGCGCACATGCTCGGCGGCGTCGACGAGGACCGGGCCCGCGACCGCCTGCGGGAGCTGACGGACGATCCCGCGACGGTGGTCCGACAGACGGCCGAACGCGCCCTGGAGGTCGAGCCGAGCCGCTTCCGCCGCCAGTTCGGCGGCGCGCTGGAAAACGACAGTCGCCTGTTGCCCGGCGAGGACCGCCTCAACAGGATGCCGGATCTCTAA
- a CDS encoding phosphate ABC transporter permease, which produces MTASEIERPAVARTVPVRRRTVALVATTVVALAVGARFVSAILVNAPAGPATLPREPIAGATTGLAALAALWLGASEDDPVAGVGLLFVGVFGLLAAAVGLATPAAVAVATGTGVVAVGFRRRLTVWTGAATALLVAAVAVALAAGFGWPELRPLGSTLALLGIAATPLYAGAGPRAVGVGAGAFAAVVAVGLANPFVAGATTLVGSGVVGTSLVVVGLAVAGAVAAASTALRERRFALLAGIALLAFAGVPATLSRAVPFALGIATLLSLEVGR; this is translated from the coding sequence ATGACCGCGAGCGAGATCGAGCGGCCCGCCGTCGCGCGTACGGTCCCGGTCCGTCGGCGAACGGTCGCACTCGTCGCGACCACCGTCGTCGCGCTCGCAGTCGGCGCGCGGTTCGTCTCGGCGATCCTCGTCAACGCACCGGCGGGACCGGCGACGCTCCCACGGGAGCCGATCGCGGGCGCGACCACGGGACTGGCCGCACTGGCGGCGCTGTGGCTCGGCGCGAGCGAAGACGATCCCGTCGCGGGCGTCGGTCTCCTCTTCGTCGGCGTGTTCGGACTGCTCGCGGCCGCCGTCGGCCTCGCCACGCCCGCGGCCGTCGCCGTCGCCACGGGGACCGGCGTCGTCGCGGTCGGCTTCCGCCGTCGACTCACCGTCTGGACGGGCGCGGCGACCGCGTTGCTCGTCGCGGCCGTCGCAGTGGCGCTCGCGGCCGGCTTCGGCTGGCCCGAACTCAGACCGCTGGGTTCGACGCTCGCGCTGCTCGGGATCGCCGCGACGCCACTGTACGCTGGCGCTGGCCCGCGGGCGGTCGGGGTCGGCGCGGGCGCGTTCGCCGCCGTGGTGGCCGTCGGCCTCGCGAATCCGTTCGTCGCGGGCGCGACCACCCTCGTCGGCAGCGGCGTCGTGGGCACGTCGCTGGTCGTCGTCGGGCTGGCCGTCGCTGGCGCGGTAGCGGCGGCGAGCACGGCGCTCCGAGAGCGGCGCTTCGCCCTGCTTGCCGGCATCGCGTTGCTCGCCTTCGCTGGCGTGCCGGCGACGCTCTCACGAGCCGTCCCGTTCGCGCTCGGGATCGCGACGCTGCTCTCGCTGGAGGTGGGGCGATGA
- a CDS encoding molybdopterin-dependent oxidoreductase — MSEHDIDDDRWMDSSGITRRDFVRGLGAASIVGATGLSFADEEMDGLQAVDDPIGSYPYREWEDLYREEWDWDSVARSTHSVNCTGSCSWNVYVKDGQVWREEQAGDYPVIDDDLPDPNPRGCQKGACYTDYVNADQRVLHPLRRTGERGEGQWERISWDEALTEIADHVIDEVQAGRYDAISGFTPIPAMSPVSFASGSRLVNLLGGVSHSFYDWYSDLPPGQPITWGTQTDNAESADWHNADYIIAWGSNINVTRIPDAKYFLDAGYEGAKRVGIFTDYSQTAIHTDEWLAPEGGTDTALALGMAQTIVDEELYDEAHLKEQTDMPLLVREDTGKFLRAGEVGLAADADDPDKVFVMVDEDGELRRAPGSLGERDGQHDPEASIELDFDPQLGVERSVETDDGEVAVRSVWENLREELSQYTPEFVHEETGVGENTYQRVAREFADADAAKIIHGKGVNDWYHNDLGNRAIQLLVTLTGNLGEPGTGLDHYVGQEKIWTFHGWKTLSFPTGSVRGVPTTLWTYFHAGILDNTDPDTAEKIRESIDEGWMPVYPEEREDGSRPDPSTMFVWRGNYFNQAKGNVAVEEQLWPKLDLVVDINFRMDSTAMYADIVLPAASHYEKHDLNMTDMHTYVHPFTPAVEPLGEAKSDWEIFRLLAEKIQERAQERGVEPVEDRSFDREIDLTTIYDDYVRDWETDEEGALEDGRAASEFVLEHSEESNPADSDEQITFADTVEQPQRLEAAGDHWTSDIEDGEPYVPWQDYVRDKQPWPTFTGRQQYYVDHDWFLELGEELPTHKEGPQDTGGDYPLSYNTPHSRWSIHSTWRENTKMLRLQRGEPTVFLNPEDASERGIEDGDTVEVYNDMGSVEVQAKIYPSSDPGTVRHFFSWEKFQYPGRDNFNTLVPMYMKPTQLVQYPEDTGEHLYFFPNYWGPTGVNSDVNVDVRPAGGDSQ; from the coding sequence ATGAGTGAACACGACATCGACGACGACCGGTGGATGGACAGCTCCGGAATTACTCGACGCGACTTCGTTCGCGGCCTCGGAGCCGCCTCGATCGTCGGCGCGACCGGCCTGTCGTTCGCCGACGAGGAGATGGACGGGCTGCAGGCGGTCGACGACCCGATCGGCTCGTACCCCTACCGCGAGTGGGAGGACCTCTACCGCGAGGAGTGGGACTGGGACTCCGTCGCCCGCTCGACCCACAGCGTCAACTGCACCGGCTCCTGCTCGTGGAACGTCTACGTCAAGGACGGGCAGGTCTGGCGCGAGGAACAGGCCGGCGACTACCCGGTGATCGACGACGACCTCCCGGACCCGAACCCGCGGGGCTGCCAGAAAGGGGCCTGCTACACGGACTACGTCAACGCCGACCAGCGCGTGCTCCACCCGCTGCGCCGCACTGGCGAACGCGGCGAGGGCCAGTGGGAACGCATCTCCTGGGACGAGGCACTGACCGAGATCGCCGATCACGTCATCGACGAGGTGCAGGCGGGCCGGTACGACGCCATCTCCGGGTTCACCCCGATCCCGGCGATGAGCCCGGTCTCGTTCGCGTCGGGCAGTCGCCTCGTGAATCTGCTTGGCGGCGTCTCTCACAGCTTCTACGACTGGTACTCCGACCTGCCGCCGGGTCAGCCGATCACGTGGGGGACCCAGACGGACAACGCCGAGTCCGCCGACTGGCACAACGCGGACTACATCATCGCCTGGGGGTCGAACATCAACGTCACCCGCATCCCCGACGCCAAGTACTTCCTCGACGCCGGCTACGAGGGGGCGAAACGCGTCGGGATCTTCACCGACTACTCCCAGACCGCGATCCACACCGACGAGTGGCTCGCGCCGGAGGGCGGCACCGACACGGCCCTCGCGCTGGGGATGGCCCAGACGATCGTCGACGAGGAGCTGTACGACGAGGCCCACCTCAAAGAGCAGACCGACATGCCGCTGCTCGTGCGAGAAGACACCGGGAAGTTCCTCCGGGCTGGCGAGGTCGGACTCGCGGCGGACGCCGACGATCCCGACAAGGTGTTCGTGATGGTCGACGAGGACGGGGAACTCCGCCGCGCCCCCGGCTCGCTCGGTGAACGCGACGGCCAGCACGACCCCGAGGCGAGCATCGAACTCGACTTCGATCCGCAGCTGGGCGTCGAGCGGAGCGTCGAGACCGACGACGGCGAGGTGGCGGTCCGGTCGGTCTGGGAGAACCTCCGCGAGGAACTGTCCCAGTACACGCCCGAGTTCGTCCACGAGGAGACCGGCGTCGGCGAGAACACCTACCAGCGCGTCGCCCGCGAGTTCGCCGACGCCGACGCGGCCAAGATCATCCACGGCAAGGGGGTCAACGACTGGTACCACAACGACCTGGGGAACCGGGCGATCCAGTTGCTCGTGACCCTGACCGGGAACCTCGGGGAACCCGGCACCGGGCTGGATCACTACGTCGGCCAGGAGAAGATCTGGACGTTCCACGGCTGGAAGACGCTCTCCTTCCCGACCGGCAGCGTGCGGGGCGTGCCGACGACGCTGTGGACCTACTTCCACGCCGGCATCCTCGACAACACCGATCCCGACACCGCCGAGAAGATCCGCGAGTCCATCGACGAGGGCTGGATGCCGGTGTACCCCGAGGAGCGCGAGGACGGGTCCCGGCCAGACCCCTCGACGATGTTCGTCTGGCGTGGCAACTACTTCAACCAGGCCAAGGGCAACGTCGCCGTCGAGGAACAGCTCTGGCCGAAACTCGACCTCGTCGTCGACATCAACTTCCGGATGGACTCGACGGCGATGTACGCCGACATCGTCCTGCCGGCGGCCAGCCACTACGAGAAACACGACCTGAACATGACCGACATGCACACGTACGTGCACCCGTTCACGCCCGCCGTCGAGCCGCTGGGCGAGGCCAAGTCAGACTGGGAGATCTTCCGCCTGCTGGCCGAGAAGATCCAGGAACGGGCCCAGGAACGAGGGGTCGAACCGGTCGAGGACCGATCCTTCGACCGCGAGATCGACCTGACGACGATCTACGACGACTACGTGCGCGACTGGGAGACCGACGAGGAGGGTGCGCTCGAAGACGGCCGCGCGGCCTCGGAGTTCGTCCTCGAACACAGCGAGGAGTCGAACCCCGCGGACAGCGACGAGCAGATCACGTTCGCCGACACCGTCGAGCAGCCCCAGCGTCTCGAAGCGGCGGGAGACCACTGGACCTCCGACATCGAGGACGGGGAGCCATACGTCCCCTGGCAGGACTACGTTCGGGACAAACAGCCCTGGCCCACCTTCACCGGCCGCCAGCAGTACTACGTCGACCACGACTGGTTCCTCGAACTCGGCGAGGAGCTACCGACCCACAAGGAGGGGCCACAGGACACCGGCGGCGACTACCCCCTCTCCTACAACACGCCCCACAGCCGCTGGTCGATCCACTCGACGTGGCGCGAGAACACGAAGATGCTCCGGCTCCAGCGGGGCGAACCGACGGTCTTCCTCAACCCCGAGGACGCGAGCGAGCGCGGGATCGAGGACGGCGACACCGTCGAGGTGTACAACGACATGGGCAGCGTCGAGGTACAGGCCAAGATCTACCCGTCCAGTGACCCCGGCACGGTCCGGCACTTCTTCTCGTGGGAGAAGTTCCAGTATCCGGGCCGAGACAACTTCAACACGCTCGTCCCGATGTACATGAAGCCCACGCAGCTGGTCCAGTACCCAGAGGACACCGGGGAACACCTCTATTTCTTCCCGAACTACTGGGGGCCGACGGGCGTCAACAGCGACGTGAACGTGGACGTTCGCCCGGCGGGAGGTGACAGCCAATGA
- a CDS encoding DoxX family protein, which produces MATNTANPLATNFELELDGPLTSYWLALLRVITGWWFFHAGVTKLIEDGLAYSYGPMYMQEMTGTALGPIPVWMGNNLAWLIAPGVPLFETLIGLALMTGLLTRLASIGGVIFMTLFWIGNAGFGHGLVNSDLMGLLLFVTVLVLGAGRYYGLDAIVEQTKLVKRHPKLRYILG; this is translated from the coding sequence ATGGCAACCAACACAGCAAACCCCCTGGCGACGAACTTCGAGCTCGAGTTAGACGGGCCGCTGACGAGCTACTGGCTGGCCCTGCTGCGGGTCATCACGGGCTGGTGGTTCTTCCACGCGGGCGTGACGAAGCTCATCGAGGACGGGCTGGCCTACAGCTACGGCCCGATGTACATGCAGGAGATGACGGGGACGGCCCTGGGGCCGATCCCGGTCTGGATGGGGAACAACCTGGCGTGGTTGATCGCGCCCGGTGTGCCGCTGTTCGAGACGCTGATCGGGCTGGCACTGATGACGGGCCTGCTGACGCGGCTGGCGTCCATCGGTGGGGTCATCTTCATGACCCTGTTCTGGATCGGCAACGCCGGGTTCGGCCACGGACTGGTCAACAGCGACCTGATGGGGTTGCTGTTGTTCGTGACCGTGCTCGTGCTGGGTGCCGGCCGGTACTACGGGCTCGACGCCATCGTCGAGCAGACGAAGCTGGTCAAACGCCACCCGAAACTCCGCTACATCCTCGGCTAA
- a CDS encoding molecular chaperone TorD family protein: MATATDSPDDLDVDAAARATLFRTLAHAFRHPDEAFHEAATEGTLDADIEACVAQTTLDVAGPDCTTDDDYETLAARYNDIFELGYSEYTDRTDGSLDARGPPVPLYESKYRPDRSWNDVNLDLARAYDYYGLAIDQDDRDNHDALAYELEFAAFLARREAAVDESAAAARLDFHDRHLGHLAAGVADRLADEPGTGVYGRLGQFMERVVRADRNDLAARLEGA, encoded by the coding sequence ATGGCGACCGCCACCGACTCTCCCGACGATCTCGACGTGGACGCGGCGGCCCGAGCGACGCTGTTCCGGACCCTGGCACACGCCTTCCGGCATCCCGACGAGGCGTTCCACGAGGCCGCCACCGAGGGGACGCTCGACGCCGACATCGAGGCGTGTGTCGCACAGACGACGCTCGACGTGGCGGGCCCCGACTGTACGACCGACGACGACTACGAGACCCTGGCGGCCCGATACAACGACATCTTCGAGCTGGGGTACAGCGAGTACACGGACCGGACCGACGGCTCGCTCGACGCACGGGGACCGCCGGTGCCGCTGTACGAGTCGAAGTACCGGCCGGATCGGTCCTGGAACGACGTGAACCTCGATCTGGCGCGGGCCTACGACTACTACGGGCTCGCTATCGATCAGGACGATCGAGACAACCACGACGCGCTGGCCTACGAGCTGGAGTTCGCGGCGTTTCTCGCCCGCCGGGAGGCCGCCGTCGACGAGAGCGCAGCGGCCGCCCGGCTGGACTTTCACGACCGCCATCTCGGGCACCTCGCGGCCGGCGTCGCCGATCGCCTCGCCGACGAACCCGGAACCGGCGTGTACGGCCGTCTCGGGCAGTTCATGGAGCGTGTCGTCCGCGCGGACCGAAACGACCTGGCGGCACGGCTGGAGGGAGCATGA
- a CDS encoding P-loop NTPase — translation MTDTNTDTLTDRVEAALRAVRDPQADLSVFEAGFVENVVVDDGDVTIETDMTALDADTANQVVQAMLRAVDDVAGVGGVHVERTTPSSDDRASVREFDHVIAVASAKGGVGKSTTATYLACALAADDDVALFDADIHGPNVPELLDVSGPVQSSEEGDPLPVSVGGLDVMSVGLMESGAPLAWRGAMAHDALDDLFTNTAWRNDDVLVIDLPPGTGDVVLTTLQEVPVDGVVVVTTPFHASVSDTSRTVELFRDNDVPVLGTVVNMSEYVCDCCGESNDLFREEAVGDLDATVLAELPFTHDLQGTPTPGDVPAPVADLASAVDAAIDTADEVDVPDTAVDIRGLAPDERKARVRERFTALDGGEPFVLVSDRDPTPVGNFLGRLADAPRAAFDPFEVRRATPDDWVLETIRPSTE, via the coding sequence ATGACAGATACGAACACAGACACTCTGACCGATCGCGTCGAAGCGGCGTTGCGTGCGGTGCGCGACCCACAGGCCGACCTCTCCGTGTTCGAGGCCGGCTTCGTCGAGAACGTCGTCGTCGACGACGGCGACGTGACCATCGAAACTGACATGACCGCGCTGGACGCCGACACGGCGAACCAGGTCGTCCAGGCCATGCTACGCGCCGTCGACGACGTGGCCGGCGTCGGAGGCGTCCACGTCGAGCGGACGACACCCTCCAGCGACGACCGGGCGAGCGTCCGCGAGTTCGACCACGTGATCGCTGTCGCCAGCGCGAAGGGCGGCGTCGGCAAGTCGACGACGGCGACCTACCTCGCCTGTGCGCTGGCAGCCGACGACGACGTGGCGCTGTTCGACGCCGACATCCACGGCCCGAACGTGCCGGAACTGCTCGACGTGAGCGGGCCGGTCCAGTCCAGCGAGGAGGGCGATCCCCTCCCCGTGTCGGTCGGCGGACTGGACGTGATGAGCGTCGGCCTGATGGAGTCGGGCGCGCCGCTGGCCTGGCGCGGCGCGATGGCCCACGACGCGCTGGACGACCTCTTTACGAACACCGCGTGGCGCAACGACGACGTGCTCGTGATCGATCTCCCGCCGGGGACCGGCGACGTGGTGCTGACGACGCTTCAGGAGGTCCCCGTCGACGGCGTCGTCGTCGTCACCACGCCGTTCCACGCCAGCGTCAGCGACACGAGCCGCACCGTCGAACTGTTCCGAGACAACGACGTGCCCGTGCTCGGGACCGTCGTCAACATGTCCGAGTACGTCTGTGACTGCTGTGGCGAGTCGAACGACCTCTTTCGAGAGGAAGCAGTCGGCGATCTCGACGCGACCGTCCTCGCCGAACTCCCCTTCACCCACGACCTGCAAGGGACGCCGACGCCCGGCGACGTGCCAGCGCCCGTGGCCGACCTCGCCAGCGCGGTCGACGCCGCGATCGACACCGCCGACGAGGTCGACGTACCGGACACCGCCGTCGACATCCGCGGCCTCGCGCCGGACGAACGAAAAGCGCGCGTCCGCGAACGATTCACCGCGCTCGACGGCGGCGAGCCGTTCGTCCTCGTCAGTGACCGGGACCCGACGCCAGTCGGGAACTTCCTCGGCCGCCTGGCCGACGCTCCACGGGCGGCGTTCGATCCCTTCGAGGTGCGCCGAGCGACCCCCGACGACTGGGTACTGGAGACGATCAGGCCCTCGACAGAGTAG